The DNA window caataataataataataataataataataatagtcataataacaattataataaccaactacataataataactattattataataataaatctaacgataatttaaataacaataaaacATCTTCATCGTCGTATACACCCAATTTTAAAAGAGAAACATCTGACGATATTTCAaacaataacaataattataataattacaacaataattacaataataataattacagCCATAATAACGAcagtagtagtaataataataataatatgatgatTATGACGAATGAAATGAATTCTATGgatttacataaaaatataaatatattaacaatgGAATCATCAAATTGTAATAAAGtagatatgaataatatgctAAGTACCAATGAaacaattaataatataagtagCAAACATggaaataatgatataaacaaaataaatcatcataataatacaacCACAAcgagtagtagtagtagtaataataatatgttaaaattaaacaatcttatcaaaaataaagacatgaataaaaatgataatattgaaGGTAATCATCCATATAATGTGCATGATATCTTATATGACAATTCAAGAACAGGAGCAATGATGGAAGGCATGACGTCTGGATATAATAGAGGtgtaagaaataataaattatctaTGCAAACTTATAACCATATGAATCATAGTGTGGATtcatcaaaaaatattataaattcgAATGATAGGAACTCAATTACCAAAGGTGATGGCAAcatgaataataatgaaaataacaacaataataataataacaacaacaataataataacaacaacaataataataataatagtaatgtGGGTAATGGTCGAAGCTCTagtaatatgtttataaaacaCAACAGCTTtcacaacaacaataatgcAGATTTAAatcaaattaataatttcggtattaaaaagaatgaaTACTATGgaaatttttcttcttcaactaacgcaaaaaatatgaacaaccttataaataaattagaagataataaaaataataacacaaataataacacaaataatatgaacaacaataataataataatgtccCTCTTGATTTAGATAGTGATGCTTTTCGCTATTACGATTTTaatgaatttttaaattatatgtataaagatgaaaatatattaactcTCTTCTATATAAGgaagaattatttaaaagcAGAATCTAAAGAAGAATTtgtaaatgaaaatgataagaTTAAATATTCTATTATCTGGTCATTTACAAATGATGAAAGAATTGTAGTATATGGTACTCATAATACCAAAAAATTAAGCAAGAAAGTTTgtgtgaaaaaaatattattaaaattaaaaaatatatccttATTAGAATTAGATCAAATGACAAAATGGATGATTAATAGTTTGAATGTTATTTTGAAagtagaaaataaaaatttagaaaataaattcattaataatttatattcatgTAATATTGaatggaaaataaataataaaatatatcaagcATCTGCTCAACATGAACATGAAAAAATTGCTGAATTGGTAGCCACACAAAGGTTGTATATGATATTGTATGATGTTAAAGAACAATTAATTAGAGAAAAtgactttttaaaaatgactgatgataataagagatttattaattcatttgACAACCCATCAATTATAAACAACAGCaccaataataataataatataagtaatagtggtagtaataataatacattatataacaaatatatgaatagtaACAGTAAAAACTTTGATGATGTCAATATGCTTAATCAGAATAAATATAGCAAAAATCAaggaacaaataaaaatttcaaTGAAATTAtgtataacaataataatatcaatgcaagtagtaataataataatatgttatctTATCAAGAAAATAGAAATAGTAATatgaatatgaataattacaTGAACAATGTTAactacaataataataatatgaataatatgaataatatattaacatcTGATGCAAGCGATACCCACAAcatcaataataataataataatatcaatagtttaaataaaaatgttggACATTTAGGTAATAACCAAGgaaatattatgaacaacaataatttaaattctaataatatgaacGTTCAAAacggtaataataatatgttctTAAATGCaaatatgaatttattaaataatacacaACAAGGAGGTATGCAACAAATAGCTACACAAGATGTTAATACACAATCTGAACAAGTATCAGATCCAAATGATTTAATCGAATATTGTTTAACTAAACAAGATGCTAGTAGCATACAGATgttaagaaataatatagcATCAAGATATAAAATACAACAATCAGAAGTATTTGAACaagtttttaatttatataaatgtacatTAGATTGGGAGTGGAAAAATGGAAAGAATACATGCAAAGCTAAAAGTGTTGGTTATGGTAGTACAAAAAGTCTAGCCAAATGTGAAGCAGCATATGATATGttagtaaaaaataatttaatagaatatatatcatctacTGATAGAAAAAATGCACAATTTATTAGAGATTTAATATCAAAAGATTTAAATAAGGCTTTAAATATGGCTATACAATTTATTATGCAATATAGTAGTAATGCATGGTCTATATttgttgtatatttattaagaGAATTATTAATAGATGGAAATTACGATCCTATAAACAGATTATTAAATACTATTGTGGAGGTTAGTAGAGAGGGTCGTATGGAGGTAGAacaaatggaaaaaaatttaaacaaaaatgataacaatgttaacaatatgaataatataaacaatgtCAAcactattaataatattaacaatatgTATAGTAGTAACCATTGTGTGAATGAGGAATCTACTAATAATGGTGTATCGTCAAACATGTTTCCTAACAACAAAGTAGAAGAAAATAAcgacaacaataataataataataataataataacaacagcaataataataactcaCAATTCTTTAACCcttatattcaaaataagaACCTTacagataataattatattcataaattaGTTTCTATAGATTTGTGGGAAAAACTTATAGACGAATGTGTTGTTATATTAAACGATAAACTTTGTTTTAATTGCATATCTCTTTTACAACAAGTGGAATTAGATTATTCCATTTTTATATCAAAGTGTGCtcatgattattataaaaaatatcgaATTATGCTAGCGTTAGAATTACAAGCAAACCTTGCACAAAGCATACAAGAGAAAAAGAATTTCGAATACTTACATGAAAATAAAtcgttattattaaaattgaaAAGTATTACTATGCCTGTTTTATCCTGTACATGTACTCTAactaatgaagaaaaagaatggATGAAATCAACACAGATGAGAGAAGATGATATTGTTTTATTGAAACCCTGTGATACATTATTAAAAGATGAAGATGCTTGGTCTAATAGTTTAATTGGTAGTATTACTAGTACTAAGAGTGATAATAcagtttataatattaatataagaatattttcAGCAGAAAATACGAAAAAAgcaaatgtaaaatataataaatatagattatatttattattaaatattgtaACCCATGAAAGAATGTTACAAGCATTAAGATCGATTACATTTATAAGTTCGATACCTACACAATATCAATCACCTTATGTATTTACACCAGAAATACGtttcttattattacattcttataataaatatagtaAATATATAGCACAGAATGGAAAgttaaatgaagaaatagcAGAATATGAGAAGATCAAAATGGattttcaaaataatgaaacattaaaaaataatagtatgtctgatgatatattaaatgattatAGTAAGGAAGCAAAAAATCCATATGaagatttattaaatgaaagtataaataaacaaataggAAATTCACAAGTTGAagatatagataaatatttaatagaaAGTATTAATTTGCCTACTAATTTACCTCTTAATGATTCACAAAAATTAGCATGTTTAAGTGCATTAACAAGAAGATTAACTTTAGTTCAAGGACCACCAGGTACAGGTAAAACTCATGTTGCATGTGCAATCATTGATAGTTGGCATAAACaaaatagtaataaaaaaatattagcaGTAGCTGATTCAAATGTTGCTGCAAATAATTTAGTAGaaggtttaaaaaaaagaaatatacaaGCAGTTCGTGTTGGAGCAGGTAGTGATAGTGATTTCCATGAAGAAGCTATAATGGAATTTCATCGTTATaaagatttattaaaattaagaaaaaataatatgcagAAAGAAGCAAAAGTAATGAAAGCTTTATTATTTCTAGAAGctgttaaaaaatataatgttgTTATAGCTACATGTGTTGGATCAGGACATGAAATAtttgataatgaaaaatttGAAAGAGTTATAATTGATGAATGTGCTCAATCTATTGAACCATCCAATTTAATACCATTAGGACATTATTGTAATAACTTAGTTTTAATAGGAGATCATAAACAATTACCACCAACTATTATTTCTCCAGATGCTATAAAATTAGGATTAGATAAATCATTATTAGAAAGATTTGTTATGGCAAAAATTGCACCTgtacatttattaaatacaCAAAGACGTATGCATTTAAGTATTTGTGTATTTCCTAATTTCcatttttatgataataaattaaaaacagCAAATGTAACAGAAGAAAATAGACCAATCATTAAAGGTTTCTTATGGCCAAATCCAAAATGTAGATTAGCATTTATAGATGTATCAATCGGAAAACCTGGTAGTAAATTTGAAAATGCTTATGGTACatcaaaatttaatttatatgaaatagAACCATTAATCACTGTATTAAAATCTATTATCAATGAAGGATGTGTTTCTGTTGATGAAATTGGTATATTAACAGCATATGATGcacaaaaaatgaaattaaaaaaagctGTTCAAGATGCTTTCTCTTATGAAGCTTCACATCGAATCGAAATTGACTCAATCGATGGATTTcaaggaaaagaaaaagatcttattttattctcAGCAGTTAGATCAAATGCAAATAATGAATTAGGTTTCTTAAGAGATGCTAGAAGATTAAATGTTATGTTGACAAGAGCTAAAAGAGGTGTTATTCTTTTTGGAGATCAATTCACATTAGCAAACGATCCAGCTAATTGGCTACCCTGGTTAAAATGGATCTCATCTAAAAGAGCAATCGTGCATGTAACCAAATTAAATGATCACTTAGAAAATACTGATTATTCATTAttagataaattaaataaaattaataaagcTGTCAACCTAAAGAATATTAATGTCTcagataattattatttctatggAAATGATACAGGATTCTCTAATGACTACgaacaaaattattttacaaacaatgataatattaatctaAATGATCTTGATAATAAGGATGCAGCTGGGGTCCAGCAGGTCGAAGAAATTGTAGAAAACTGGGaagatttattataaaaacgaaacaaaatataaaaacaataccacattttaattataaataaatgaatataaataaatatacatataatatatatgtattgtatattatacatttttgtGTAGTAttatcttaattttttttttttttttattatttaatataaattaataaaataaaataatctgCATTTTCATGtactaatatttttttcttaataaatttataaatgtaatatttttatatataattaaattatttttattataattaaaaacttttttttttttttttttaaatggtgaaaatataaatataaatataaatatatattataatattccatttttatGTTTCATATTTACTGAAAAggtaagtatatattttgtatattaaactaaaaatattataactaccaatatatttatatattaaaatatttttaaacttTTATAAACACTTaagatattataattatgtttatacaaaatttatagaatatataaaatattcttatttttatggataattattttcttttatattatttataattatatggtaacacacatatatatgtgtaattaatatttgaattcgataaatatatattttaatattaaatctggaagataaatattttttttttatattacaacATATCTAGgggtataattatattatatgtatatttatatatatatatatatatatgtcatttaaatataatcattgagtagtaagaaaaataaaaaaaatacagtatcactaaaaaatatatatacatatatgcaGTATCAtttttccaaaaaaaaaaaaaaaaaaattttaatcatcttcattttttttttttttttttttttttaatgtatataaaaaagaacactgcataaatatatatatttaataaaaaaaaaaattcatgttttatatatatatatatatattcacaaTTAAAGTTttattaagaatatataaatatataatatattatatgtatacatatttttcacattttttttttttatttttatcttgcACAGCGATTCACCACAACCTTTATATCATAAACATCGcccataaaatatatatattatatatttaatatttctaaCAGTTTATCTTGAAATTATAATTGTtaaacttataaaaaaatatttgaaatatcattatttttatatgtgcataaaataatatattcttatatatatatatatatatgtttgtctaaaaatacaaaaaaaaaaatatatatatatatttttcatatataatgtaatatctttttattcatatttattaagaTTATAAAATGGGTAAgtaatattaacatatatatataattatatatttatgtatacatttttatatttatattttcaattcatagaagaattaaataaaagtgGCATTTACAGTAAACAATTTTCTCTCAGTCAAAATAAACACAATAGTGTAtagcaaaaataaaataaaataaaataaaataaaaaaaaacttacatatatacatttatataatgacaTATCACCTTCTGTCTTtacacttttattttttttgttttgttttttttggccccttaatttaatatttatcgTCATATAAATTTTGCTTTTTAGGAGAGACTACAAAGATTAGAGAAAAGATTAAGTGGCTTACATTTCAGTATCGAgttacaaaaaaatgaaaaaatagatgtaataaaaaataaatacaatatgaaatttattttatatatatgtatatatttatatatttatatatttatttatatttttatatatgaagaaattgaatgaaaaaataaacacaCTGGAAGAAAAGCTTATAGAAATGCATGAAAACTCTAATAAAACCTTTGAAAAGTTAAACGAAAAggtacacatatatatatacatatatacatatatatatttttgtgtttgttcttttatttgtttatatccatttaatattatttccagaaaatttttaaaataattcgacacttttttgttttttttttttttttttttaaattaatagcTCAATGATATACGTAACGATGTAactaattataaaaatgaactagaagaatttaaaaatgatcataaaaagaaattgcaattattagaagaaaagtaagggaaaaaaataaaactaaagagaacaaatatatataatatatatatgtatatatttatttatatgtttgtatACTTATTCGTTTCCCTTACAGAGCTGAAGATttcataaataaagaaaaagaagactGGAGCAGGCTCAAAATTAAGTTGGTAAAAGATTTTCAGCATAAAGCAGCCCTTCTAAAGTAAGgacaaattataaaaaataaacatatacatatgtatctctatatatatatgtgtgatcatttttatttattattttatttgtttagaGAAGAAATGGTTGAAGAATATGGTCTTATTGAAGAAAAGGAGGATTCTCTAAGAAAATATTACGACGTAAATTTATTTCAACATTGATATaagaaatacatatatagatacacatacatatattttaatatatatatatatatatatatatttgtatattccttttattttattattttattttattatatttttttttttttttttttagtgcgaaattaacaatataaaatctattatacaaaatgaaattaGCGAAAGGATTAaaacagaaaaaataatattatctgatgtagatgataaaataaacgaaataataaaaatcattagaaatgaaaaaactacaaggtaaaaaataaaaaatataaagagaaAATATGTGAACAACatttaaacatatacataaacataaacatatatatatatttatatatattttattcttatagGGAAACATATTCAGAAAATTTAGTGTCTCTCATAGAACAATATTTTtcaagaataaaaaaagaaatagacatggtataaattaaaatatatatatattatatgttccaatttattttattttattttatttttttatttttttttttataggaaCGACTTGAAAGAGAAGACACTGAAGAAACTTTAGTGCATCTGATGGAGGAGGCCTTAGATAAAATTGGAATACCTCTtgcatgaaaaaaaaaaaaaaaaaaaaaaattattactatttcatatttatcataaaacatatatatatatatattaattcaatatttttaaatatataggcacgtataaatattcatgtgtgccttatataaaaagaaaaaaaattttgtttgatttgttcttatatcttatatatatatatatatatatatatatatatatatacatatacatatatacatatacatatacatatatacatatacacaaAGTCTCAactttgttatatttttttgtttgtttgaagatatatttataaaaaaacagttcttttttttaaaaattcataaactttaaaaaaaaaaaaaaaaaaaaaaaaaaagaacataaaaaaaataaaatataaaaaataaaacaaaatatatataaattgaaataaaacggtaaattcataaaatatatatatatatgtttgtgtgtgtgtgtttaataaataaatgtatacatacaaatatattgatataccTTTACacaagatatatataaatcataacatacaaataa is part of the Plasmodium sp. gorilla clade G2 genome assembly, chromosome: 7 genome and encodes:
- a CDS encoding erythrocyte membrane-associated antigen, with protein sequence MVLKNFSYSLITYRYMYIFSLINILKTTSVVIKSRHKLNHINNSRGFKSININSDNFFFLRTKIRKVQNYILNNNINKKNYNAHFYKLNNNKEKKMNNKFPKSLNMNNSNNNKNDHLLNDNLVSFNKNTDIKNHRSYNQNRNITYSKQFSQNNNNYTSTHNNNIIKGKASGSYINNSTVNGPGNQYVSSSNNNININSINSINSINSINSINSINNNNNINNNNNNINNINNNNNNNKFSNNFAGTYSTYIQNREMNKNNEGPNSACNETKLNNSLNFNINNKDKKNYNVLSNNPSSNNNDNSNNNMVHLNDNSGMYGPKSNYNNKDYLLINNNMKDKNMYLNNNTLANTNNLDNSLKINNYNKHNDKNMNTRSSKILEDANSYNNALKNNDSRYNYYNENYTNNIKNMNTTNAGVNSLKNMKNPFNMNKKYMSHYNNNDNNNNNNNSNSNNNNSSNNNNSSNNNNNNNNNNSHNNNYNNQLHNNNYYYNNKSNDNLNNNKTSSSSYTPNFKRETSDDISNNNNNYNNYNNNYNNNNYSHNNDSSSNNNNNMMIMTNEMNSMDLHKNINILTMESSNCNKVDMNNMLSTNETINNISSKHGNNDINKINHHNNTTTTSSSSSNNNMLKLNNLIKNKDMNKNDNIEGNHPYNVHDILYDNSRTGAMMEGMTSGYNRGVRNNKLSMQTYNHMNHSVDSSKNIINSNDRNSITKGDGNMNNNENNNNNNNNNNNNNNNNNNNNNSNVGNGRSSSNMFIKHNSFHNNNNADLNQINNFGIKKNEYYGNFSSSTNAKNMNNLINKLEDNKNNNTNNNTNNMNNNNNNNVPLDLDSDAFRYYDFNEFLNYMYKDENILTLFYIRKNYLKAESKEEFVNENDKIKYSIIWSFTNDERIVVYGTHNTKKLSKKVCVKKILLKLKNISLLELDQMTKWMINSLNVILKVENKNLENKFINNLYSCNIEWKINNKIYQASAQHEHEKIAELVATQRLYMILYDVKEQLIRENDFLKMTDDNKRFINSFDNPSIINNSTNNNNNISNSGSNNNTLYNKYMNSNSKNFDDVNMLNQNKYSKNQGTNKNFNEIMYNNNNINASSNNNNMLSYQENRNSNMNMNNYMNNVNYNNNNMNNMNNILTSDASDTHNINNNNNNINSLNKNVGHLGNNQGNIMNNNNLNSNNMNVQNGNNNMFLNANMNLLNNTQQGGMQQIATQDVNTQSEQVSDPNDLIEYCLTKQDASSIQMLRNNIASRYKIQQSEVFEQVFNLYKCTLDWEWKNGKNTCKAKSVGYGSTKSLAKCEAAYDMLVKNNLIEYISSTDRKNAQFIRDLISKDLNKALNMAIQFIMQYSSNAWSIFVVYLLRELLIDGNYDPINRLLNTIVEVSREGRMEVEQMEKNLNKNDNNVNNMNNINNVNTINNINNMYSSNHCVNEESTNNGVSSNMFPNNKVEENNDNNNNNNNNNNNSNNNNSQFFNPYIQNKNLTDNNYIHKLVSIDLWEKLIDECVVILNDKLCFNCISLLQQVELDYSIFISKCAHDYYKKYRIMLALELQANLAQSIQEKKNFEYLHENKSLLLKLKSITMPVLSCTCTLTNEEKEWMKSTQMREDDIVLLKPCDTLLKDEDAWSNSLIGSITSTKSDNTVYNINIRIFSAENTKKANVKYNKYRLYLLLNIVTHERMLQALRSITFISSIPTQYQSPYVFTPEIRFLLLHSYNKYSKYIAQNGKLNEEIAEYEKIKMDFQNNETLKNNSMSDDILNDYSKEAKNPYEDLLNESINKQIGNSQVEDIDKYLIESINLPTNLPLNDSQKLACLSALTRRLTLVQGPPGTGKTHVACAIIDSWHKQNSNKKILAVADSNVAANNLVEGLKKRNIQAVRVGAGSDSDFHEEAIMEFHRYKDLLKLRKNNMQKEAKVMKALLFLEAVKKYNVVIATCVGSGHEIFDNEKFERVIIDECAQSIEPSNLIPLGHYCNNLVLIGDHKQLPPTIISPDAIKLGLDKSLLERFVMAKIAPVHLLNTQRRMHLSICVFPNFHFYDNKLKTANVTEENRPIIKGFLWPNPKCRLAFIDVSIGKPGSKFENAYGTSKFNLYEIEPLITVLKSIINEGCVSVDEIGILTAYDAQKMKLKKAVQDAFSYEASHRIEIDSIDGFQGKEKDLILFSAVRSNANNELGFLRDARRLNVMLTRAKRGVILFGDQFTLANDPANWLPWLKWISSKRAIVHVTKLNDHLENTDYSLLDKLNKINKAVNLKNINVSDNYYFYGNDTGFSNDYEQNYFTNNDNINLNDLDNKDAAGVQQVEEIVENWEDLL